The genomic DNA caggggggggaaaggggggatGGAAACGCTGGGATTAGGAGGTGTGGAGGCACTGATTAGCGCGAGAAGGAGggaaaatgtgataaaacaaaaatcaacgGGGGCAAAAAATGTCACGAGCAGACAAAAGGTGAAGCCAgaaatgtggggttttttgtgcttgtttttcccCAAGCAATAATCACTCCATTATTCTGAAGCCTGTCTGTACCACggtgtaaaatattttaaaggtgTGTTAAATCCTGCAGCACAAAATGCCTGGGTTCTTAATAGGGGTGGTCATCTGTACCAATGACTCAGTGATGACTTCACCAGAGtatgagatttaaaaaactcaaaatcCAGCCAGCACTATGATTAAAACACTGCTACACAGTTTTAATCACAAAACCACCTTCCATCCAGATGAAGTCAGGGCTTTCAAAAAACAAGTATTTCAGAAAGTGAGCTGGTAAAGTTTACTCAAGCttattttactgtatgttttatttaatttgtattaatcGAGCTGCGgtgttcatctgtttttccaGTCCAGTGGAGCAACTTTGTTGAAATATCGGCCCATCAAAACTCAGTTGTGCCAAGTTTCAGGTCTTATAATCAAGATGTGTGTCCCTTTTAAAAGAAGGATTACAGCACCAACTTTCCACATTCAACTGAAAAGTCCCGAACACATAAAACATGCCCCTTGTTTTATTAAGTACAACAGGAATTTGCTGGTACAGCCCTAGGTAGGAGGGCCCTATAGAgtgttttttgcctttgtcGTATACTTTATATAGATGACAGAAAGCCTGAGACATGTCGACGTGGTCCTGGACCACCAGGattatgttgttgatgtttttcgAGCTACTGACTCGACAGAATCATCGCCCTGCAGCTCCAGGTTTCTGTTTATCATTTGGTTTCCTCGGTTCTTGACAAATATCATGAAACAGGCAGGAAGTTGTTCTGTCTCAGAACACATCTGTCTCCGTCGTAATTACTTAAACTGTCCCTGTGCCATTTGAGGACTGGGAATGAGAAACAGGCAAAACAACGGAGCTCAAGGACACAAGTACAGCAGTCGGAGGGAGTGCGTTTTGATATTTGTGATTCTCAGCAATTTTGTCTGGAGCACTGCTGTTGTCCAGGTGCCGTTGTTTAAGCAGCAGCACtgattgtttgtctctctctctctccccctgctgtgattggacaggTGGTGACCCCGACCCGAGTGGGACAGTCCTACACTTATAGCCCAGGCCAACACAACCAGCAGGACCTCTATGACGTCCCACCCAGCAGACCTCAGGGGGTAGGTGTCTCGTGTTCCACGGCATGTACAGTACGACAGCAGGAGCTATTCTGtctacttaaaaaacaacacaatacagTTGAATACAAATCTAACAATGTGAATAATCGTCGGTGAGCCTTCAGACTGTATTTCAAAGGGATTTAAATCACATCTATgccaaagaaagagaaaaatattggACAAAATTAAGTGACTAGTAAAATGTCCATGAAAGGTTGCATGACAAGTGCAAAatagcttcttcttctttattttttttttttacaatatcagTCCTCTTAATTTTAATGAATCATACCAATGGTTTTGTATGTTCTAGTCTACATTACAAATATCATTCTGCCTTCAACAGTGACGCGTTTTCAAACATTGgaatgcttttttatttttttatcaattctGTTGTATTGCAGACAAAAAATCATCAGCATGCTGactactgcccccccccccccccccccccccccaaaaaaaaacatctgttattGTATTGCTATCATTCAaagtttttcccccttttttgtgcTCATCTTATATTACTCTCATGTTTCAGGTGTACGATATCCCGCCTGGTCAGATGTTCTCTGGTCAGCACGCCGCCGCCAGAAACCAGGGAGTCTACGACGTTCCCCCCTCTCAAGTGGACCACAGGACGCAAGGCGTTTACGACATACCTTCCTCTTCAGAAGGGgtgagagaaaaatgttgacagCTAGTCGATCTTCCACCACAATGAGAGGGCGCATCGCTCAGACACACCGTTTGGATCGGTCAAATCAAGATGAATTAAGGAAGTGGTGGCCGCTCACGTCCGTAAAATActattttgtgtttattgataCAGTTCCTAGTAGCACTCTTAATTGTCTGTGATAAATGAATAATTCttcaaatgtcatatttatgGACATTCTTGTGGCTGCACCAAATTAAAGCTTCGCCTGCCAGTAGAGTCAAACCAAAATTCCATGAGAATGGTTCTGTCTGAAATCTCCAGCGAGGATTAAAAAGTCAAGGACATAACTCTTTTCTTTCCAGGCCCTCTAAGATTTCACCAGACTTCCAGAACCCGGCCGGGCACAGAGCCATCAGTTTGTTTGTAATAACCTGAAATATGCCGGGACCTGTTATTTGCGTCGTTCCTAATTACAGTTTTGAACAGTGTTGTCGAGCTGTAACGAGTGCATTTCAAGGCTGATTGGAATCACTTACAGGCCACCATTTTATTCACCTCTCTGCGCTCCCATCATGCTTTGTGTCATGTgcgttgacacacacacacacacacacacacacacacactctgtctctcgctctgttGCTAGTGGGTTGTACCGTGGTGCTGCATTAGAGGAAGGAATCAAACGCAGAAAGCGTTGAGGTTTCACATAGAGTATCTGCAGGAGCCAGAAGCTGTTTCACTTCCTCACTCTCTAACTGAAGCGCTGACGTACAAACTGTATCCAGTGAAAACCCACGTTCAGTGTATTTTTACACTCACCGGGTCACAAACTGAGATGTTTTCTGTACAGTCGTCGTGTGAACGAGAAAAACTGGCTCCTGTAATCTGAGTAATTTTTCTCCTCAAGGATGTAGATGTTCATGGTTTGTGTGCATGACAAAAAGTCTGCAGACATTCAAAGTAATTCTAAGTAAGAGAGACCGGGTGAAAAGAGATTTCATGTAGCGACGTGTTCTAATATCAGATCATTTAATCCAAAGTCAGACTGAAACTAAGATAAAGAAATCCTCTGTAATTCTAAATAAGTCTGTCGGTCATTTGTTAAATTCTGTCACTTGAGCTGTGAGGAAAAGCGCCGCCGTGGCATTGGTTACTGCTGAAGTTTAAAATAGGAAATCCCTGCTTCCAAAATAagtttggggagggggggtcaagGAGAGATCTGTTTACCGGTAGAATTTAACCAAAAGTCAAACATCCTGGTTTATTAACCGCTCTATGGCCATTAGGAGGCTACAACTTTCAGTGAAATGGATTCACGATTTTAAGAAACTTGAGCTGCATTTAAGGAAAAGAATTTTTGTGcggcagattttattttggtgCCCTTTAAATCCATGTGGACTGCACACTAGTATGTGCATCACACTGATTTGGGCTCCATGGTTGTTGAATTTGCACAATCTAACCCATGTCGTCACCCGCAGGTGTACTCGGTGCCTCCCTGCAGGACCAACCCCGCGCTGCAGGAGGGAAACTACGACTTCCCACAGCCTCTCAAACACAAGCAGGAGGGCATCTACGACGTGCCGCCACCCGCCCTCACCAAGCCAGCACAGAGCCCCCAGTCCCACTATGACTTCCCCCCCAATGTGGAGCCCGCTGCCCATCAGCAACACCTGAACACCAACGGCAATGAAGGCATCTACGACGTGCCTCCGTCCGCCCTTCATTCAGGGGCGGGGTCTCAGAAGGACATATACGACTTCCCCCGGTGCAAGCAGCCGTCCCAGCACAAAACTTCACCCACTGACAGAGACGGAAGCAAAGGCATCTACGACATCCCCGGTCAGGATGCTCGGGCGGTCGGAGACGTGACGGACGGCGTGAACCGCCTGTCGATCTCCAGCACCGGCAGCACGCGCAGCAGCATgtccacctcctcgtcctccacggGCTCCAGCTCGGAGGGCCGCCTCGCTCTGGATGTGGACGCTGCCGTCCAGAGGTTGTACCGCCTGCAGCAGGCCGTGGAGGCTTCAGTCTGGGCTTTGCATTCAATGGCAGCGTCCCCTCACTGGAGGACTTTTCCCTTCATGGAGCGCCACGCCAACGACGTCCGCACAGTGCTGGACAGGGTCCGGGCTGCTCTGGGGGACTTCATTGTGTTTGGTCGGGGGGCGGCAGCGAACGCCACGTCCCTGTCAGACTCCAGCCTGCACAGTAAGCTGAGGCGGCAGCTGGGACGCCTCGAGGACTCGCAGCAGATCCTCCTGCAGATCTATCAAGTCCTGGAGAGCTGCAGCTGGGCCCTGAACACGCTGGCCGCCTCCGGAAAGCACCACAACAAGAGCGACGACCTGGACCGCTTCGTCATGGTCTCCAGGACCGTCCCCGACGACGCCAAGCAGCTGGCCTCCACAGTAGGCAGCAATGCTGAGCTGCTGTTCAGGCAGACGCAGGCGGACGGGCCTTTCTCCAACGGGAGCACACCCGACGAGAACATGAGCCGGCCgctcacctctccctcctcagatATCGACAACTACGGGGAGCAGACCAAGCCCTTCCCTGTTCCCTCCAGCCAGGACAAGgacaacatgaacaacagcGAGAAGTGTGTGAAAAGCTGGATGGAGGACTACGATTACGTACACCTGCAGGTAAACGACAAGAACACACAGCAAGTTAAAGCCCTCTATGTgtagatatttatttatttaactatttttttttgaggCTCATGATTTACTCTTATTGTTTCCTCCGCAGGGCAAAGAAGACTTTGAACGCCAGCAGAAGGAGctgttggagaaagaaaacatcatcaagCAGAGTCAAGTTCAGCTCGGCCAAGAACAAGTGAGTCTCTGTTTTTATACACGTTGCTACACTGATGAAGCTGCTAGCAGGGATGCTTCTGTGTAATTCTTTATCTTTAGtcataaatattaaatctaTTAATTTACAATATCATCCAGTGACCTTTTGGGGTCTCATGGATGCAGAGACTTTGTGAGATAAAAACGTGGCCAAGTGGGATTCAAACATTTGGAGCCTTTTTAGTAGCCAGATGTCGCCTCATAGTCAATAACCCAACTTAGTTTTTAAAGTCATGAAACCATATGTTCTCAATCAGCTTCTTACTATGAGCTATGACTATAATttagtcaaatgaaaaatgtgtgaaaaatggTCATCACAACCTCCTAGAGCCAAAAGTTACATCCAAGAATGGAatttaaaaaccccaaaccGCCAAAATAAACAAGCAGAGAAGACTCCAGTTACTGAGTTGATTGTCAAAACAGGATTGGCTTCGAGCAAAGGCCAGAATTGCCGTCTTAGATGCAATTTCACAGAGCATGACCTCGCATGACTGTCTCGGTGAAAATCAGAGATATGGCACACGCTAACAAGCGAGGTCATAAGAAATTAATCCACGTCCTGTCACCCTTCACAGATCAATCAATTTAAGAAGCTTGAGCAGGACGTGATCAAACCCGTGGAGAACGACATCACACAGTGGACGTCCAACCAGCACCTGGCGGTGACCTCGGCCTCCCCCTCGGACTCGCCctccgccccgcccccctccgcccccgTGTGCGCCCGGGACCGCCAGCTGCTCGGCTTCTACTCGGAGCAGTGCGAGCAGCACTTCGTCACGCTCCTCAGCGCCGTCGACGCCTTCTTCGGCTGCGTCAGCGCCGGGCAGCCTCCGCGCATCTTCGTGGCGCACAGCAAGTTCGTCATCCTCAGCGCCCACAAACTGGTCTTCATCGGAGACACCCTGTCCAGGCAGGCCTCGGTCCCCGAGGTCGCGAACAGGGTGATGAACTCCAGCAACGTGCTGTGTGACTTGTTAAAGACGGTGGTGGCTGCGACCAAAACGGCCGCCCTGAACTACCCCAACACAGCCGCCATCCAGGAGATGGTGGACAGGGTCACTGACCTCTCGCACCACTCACAGCAGTTCAAAGAACAGTTGCTGCAATTGGCCAATCTGTGATTTTCAACCGTGTTGCTTCTGTACATGTCACCACAGACTCCGTGTGTACATTAATTTaccacaaatataaatatatatttacatcatgcatatatatacatatatatatgtatatatatatatatgctcttCATCTTTCAGCCTGTTTTGGATGTTGTAAATAGTCTGTTCTGTAAATATTTGCTCTATTTTTGTGTAGATTGTTttatattatgaatatatttagaTTGAGTATCGGTGTCTTTGTAGGAtatgtggacatttttcatAACATTCCTGTTGCATATTATGAAGCACCTTATGAGATGTCCCGTTTGTTTgattgtatgtgtttttttccatatacACCTGTAAAATGTCGTCGATGTGTTGTTGTTACTGCTGGGTGTGACCGTAAATCTCCCTGTAATTCACGTTAGTGTCGATGTGTGTGGAGAGCTCCACAAAGTAAAAGATTGTTCCTAACCACGTGACTGTCTTTTAATTTCCGACATAACTGatttgttaaagaaaaagagcagagtGCTTTGGTAACTGCAAAGAAATAAGAAGTGTATCATCTGACACGGGCATTTTACTGAAACTCTTTAAATATTCACTCTTGTTTCTCTCCACTCATGCAGGTCGTTTTTGTTTCTCAGTTTTTCAGATATCTGCCTCAGATTTTTCAGATGCCACCCCCAATTTAATGGAAGTGAGCTTTGTTTGTGGTGGACAATCTAATCCAATACATTTAACTATAACGCCTCATGCATAATTTTGCATCATGGTTACTATAGTTAATCCATAGTAACTGCC from Scophthalmus maximus strain ysfricsl-2021 chromosome 22, ASM2237912v1, whole genome shotgun sequence includes the following:
- the nedd9 gene encoding enhancer of filamentation 1 isoform X1 → MKYKNLMAKALYDNVPESPEELAFRKGDILTVIEQNTGGLEGWWLCSLHGRQGIAPGNRLKLLIGPMFDPQSPAAAAAAQSPQGYQQNPGAGSQGVYQVPPSLQSPQQQSQQGIYQVPPGQDVYQVPPRSSLAAENTPSKVVTPTRVGQSYTYSPGQHNQQDLYDVPPSRPQGVYDIPPGQMFSGQHAAARNQGVYDVPPSQVDHRTQGVYDIPSSSEGVYSVPPCRTNPALQEGNYDFPQPLKHKQEGIYDVPPPALTKPAQSPQSHYDFPPNVEPAAHQQHLNTNGNEGIYDVPPSALHSGAGSQKDIYDFPRCKQPSQHKTSPTDRDGSKGIYDIPGQDARAVGDVTDGVNRLSISSTGSTRSSMSTSSSSTGSSSEGRLALDVDAAVQRLYRLQQAVEASVWALHSMAASPHWRTFPFMERHANDVRTVLDRVRAALGDFIVFGRGAAANATSLSDSSLHSKLRRQLGRLEDSQQILLQIYQVLESCSWALNTLAASGKHHNKSDDLDRFVMVSRTVPDDAKQLASTVGSNAELLFRQTQADGPFSNGSTPDENMSRPLTSPSSDIDNYGEQTKPFPVPSSQDKDNMNNSEKCVKSWMEDYDYVHLQGKEDFERQQKELLEKENIIKQSQVQLGQEQINQFKKLEQDVIKPVENDITQWTSNQHLAVTSASPSDSPSAPPPSAPVCARDRQLLGFYSEQCEQHFVTLLSAVDAFFGCVSAGQPPRIFVAHSKFVILSAHKLVFIGDTLSRQASVPEVANRVMNSSNVLCDLLKTVVAATKTAALNYPNTAAIQEMVDRVTDLSHHSQQFKEQLLQLANL
- the nedd9 gene encoding enhancer of filamentation 1 isoform X2, which translates into the protein MAKALYDNVPESPEELAFRKGDILTVIEQNTGGLEGWWLCSLHGRQGIAPGNRLKLLIGPMFDPQSPAAAAAAQSPQGYQQNPGAGSQGVYQVPPSLQSPQQQSQQGIYQVPPGQDVYQVPPRSSLAAENTPSKVVTPTRVGQSYTYSPGQHNQQDLYDVPPSRPQGVYDIPPGQMFSGQHAAARNQGVYDVPPSQVDHRTQGVYDIPSSSEGVYSVPPCRTNPALQEGNYDFPQPLKHKQEGIYDVPPPALTKPAQSPQSHYDFPPNVEPAAHQQHLNTNGNEGIYDVPPSALHSGAGSQKDIYDFPRCKQPSQHKTSPTDRDGSKGIYDIPGQDARAVGDVTDGVNRLSISSTGSTRSSMSTSSSSTGSSSEGRLALDVDAAVQRLYRLQQAVEASVWALHSMAASPHWRTFPFMERHANDVRTVLDRVRAALGDFIVFGRGAAANATSLSDSSLHSKLRRQLGRLEDSQQILLQIYQVLESCSWALNTLAASGKHHNKSDDLDRFVMVSRTVPDDAKQLASTVGSNAELLFRQTQADGPFSNGSTPDENMSRPLTSPSSDIDNYGEQTKPFPVPSSQDKDNMNNSEKCVKSWMEDYDYVHLQGKEDFERQQKELLEKENIIKQSQVQLGQEQINQFKKLEQDVIKPVENDITQWTSNQHLAVTSASPSDSPSAPPPSAPVCARDRQLLGFYSEQCEQHFVTLLSAVDAFFGCVSAGQPPRIFVAHSKFVILSAHKLVFIGDTLSRQASVPEVANRVMNSSNVLCDLLKTVVAATKTAALNYPNTAAIQEMVDRVTDLSHHSQQFKEQLLQLANL